A region from the Acyrthosiphon pisum isolate AL4f chromosome A1, pea_aphid_22Mar2018_4r6ur, whole genome shotgun sequence genome encodes:
- the LOC100161592 gene encoding peroxisomal biogenesis factor 19, with amino-acid sequence MSENQPKEENTQNALSELLDDALKDFEKPDESNASVDASQISEVTNFSASDNFLKESLEETMKSFMNSDQAELAAGLQELILGDEGSDLQTVIQESLKSLSEAKQNLPEGSDMTSMFANMGIQDDINLDEDMLPMLMQFMQPLLSKDVLYPSIKDLCDKYPKWLEDHEPTSDKEEFERYTQMFSCIKEVRDHLENQQDSDDDVTKTRKFKELMELLKKMQECGQPPEELMRDVADGNPIPDNVGQCSLM; translated from the exons atgtctGAAAACCAACCAAAAGAAGAGAACACACAAAATGCATTATCTGAATTATTAGATGATGCTCTCAAAGATTTTGAAAAACCAGATGAATCAAATGCATCAGTTGATGCATCACAAATATCTGAAGTTACTAATTTTAGTGCAAGTGATAACTTTTTAAAAGAGAGTCTTGAAGAAACAATGAAATCATTTATGAATAGTGATCAAGCAGAATTAGCCGCTGGCCTACAAGAACTCATTTTAGGAGATGAAGGATCTGATTTACAAACAGTTATCCAAGAATCATTAAAAAGCTTATCAGAAGCGAAACAAAATCTGCCTGAGGGAAGTGATATGACTTCAATGTTTGCCAATATGGGTATTCAAGACGATATAAATTTAGATGAAGATATGCTGCCAATGTTAATGCAATTTATGCAGCCACTGCTGAGCAAGGATGTGCTTTATCCATCTATTAAAGATCTGTGTGATAAATATCCAAAATGGCTAGAGGACCATGAACCAACATCTGATAAAGAAGAATTTGAAAG gtatacacAAATGTTTAGTTGCATAAAAGAAGTCCGAGATCATTTAGAAAATCAACAAGATTCCGATGATGATGTCACTAAGACTAGGAAGTTTAAAGAACTCAtggagttattaaaaaaaatgcaagaaTGTGGCCAACCGCCAGAGGAATTAATGAGAGATGTAGCTGATGGTAATCCAATACCGGACAATGTTGGCCAATGCTCTCTCATGTAG
- the LOC100159552 gene encoding RING finger protein 181-like: MASYFDELHVEEDEMPTVRLERLTRETFRMLFDHDPARYGDIINFQNTPPASKSEIEKLKAPSFEELIDEQCRICLSQYQLNDKALNMPCNHIFHENCLKTWLEKSNFCPLCKFELKTDNEMYELYKQELKNRQSREDNIAQLHDSMFS; encoded by the exons ATGGCAAGCTATTTTGATGAACTCCATGTTGAAGAAGACGAAATGCCTACTGTTCGATTAGAACGCTTAACGAGAGAAACATTTAGAATGCTGTTTGACCACGATCCAGCAAGATACGGTGACATTATCAATTTTCAAAACACACCTCCTGCATCTAAATCAGAAATAGAAAAACTGAAAGCACCTTCATTCGAGGAGCTAATAG ATGAACAATGTCGAATCTGTTTGTCTCAATATCAACTGAATGATAAAGCACTAAACATGCCATGCAATCATATATTTCacgaaaattgtttaaaaacatgGCTGGAAAAA agcAATTTTTGTCCGCTTTGTAAGTTTGAATTGAAGACTGATAATGAAATGTATGAATTGTATAAGCAAGAATTGAAAAATCGACAATCAAGAGAAGATAATATTGCCCAACTTCACGATTCtatgttttcataa